The following DNA comes from Pseudanabaena yagii GIHE-NHR1.
GGACTTTATGATCGCAGTTGGTTGCCAAAATTATTTGGCGATCGTGGTAAGCAAATTATCAGTGGTAATCCCTTTTTACTATCAATGACCGTTGATGATCTCGATCTGGTCTACCAAGAATTATGCGATCGGCAGACTCGTCATAATGTGGACATAATTGCACCGCCACAAGTTATGCCTTGGGGACAAAGAATTCTATTTTTGAGAGATCCTGATGGCAATCTTCTGGAAATTGTACAAGTTGTGAACTAAGGTACTGATTTCGCTAAACCGCTCAAGTCATGGAATAAATTCTAGGAGAGAGTTGCGGCAATTCGTGCCGCAACTCTCTCCTAGCTATCTCTTACATTTCTATATCATCAATGTTTTTTTCGCCACAGATGATAGACCATTGCCCCAAGAAATGCTCCCGTTAAAGCTAAGGGAATTAACATTAAAGGTAATAAAACTAGTCCTACACCTTCAGCCGCAGCAGGAGGGCTGTCTGAAGAACGTTGCAAACCGCCCCGCGATCGTACTGCTAAATCTAGTAAGTATACAAATCCCATCACAGAGACGATACAAAATAGTGTAGCCCCTATAAAAACAAAAATCCCTAGTATCATAGATCTCTCATGAAGTCCTGCAATGAAACCGCATACTATCCCCACAAAGGAGCCTATAGCAAAAGTGTAAGTCAATGTTTCAAGCATTAAGATTTACTCACTAAAAGTAATCCTATTATTTTATATAGCGTTTACCAGTCTAGTGAAGTATAGATTTGTTTCCCCGCCTTTGGCGGGGAAACAAATCTATGTACCTCGCTTGATTGAAAAACGCTATATCAACAGAAAAGCGATCACTTAGTTATATTGAGATACGAAATGAGGCTTACCTATTTTGTGTCTTGTTATGAGATTTAGAATTCACACTTTAAGCGAATTCTAATTTTGAGATTTACTGATATATATTTAACTGTGGTTAAAACTTTAAAGGTTTGCAACACCTATGCCTACCCAAAACGATATCCCCATTGCCCAGAGGGTCAGCGATCCCCAGCGATCGCCCCAAAAGCAAGTACCAGCCAATCCTGTTGTGCGATCGCTACAGGCGGTTCCTTGGTGGGGATATGGTTTAGCAGTATTAGCCTTTCTCTCGCCGATCGTGAGCACCCGCATTTGGTTTGCGCTAAATGCCAATGCCACCAATGCCCCGCAAGCAAATGTGTCCCCATCGGAAAAAGTTGCTTCAGAGCCAAAATCAGAACCTCAAACCGAGCGTCCTTCACCTATTCCGACAGTTGCACCATTTATCAGTACAAATACAGCAACTCCAGCTAATAAAGCCGCCAGTGATAATCCTGACGTAGTTGCCAATGAGCCTGATAGTCCTCCCGATCTCTTTGGACATCATCCTTACAAAGAAGCTCCTGCCAATCAACTACGCACCATTAGTAGAGCGAGTGACGGCTATGAAATCAAACTGAGGGAGGCGGCGGCAAAAAGTTATTTGAGTATGGAGGCAGCCGCCAAAGCTGATGGTGTTGATTTTGCGGTGATTTCTGGATTTCGGACGATCGCTGAGCAGCAGCAACTTTTCTTTGAGATTAGTAAGCAACGCAATCAGACCCCAGCCCAACGCGCTAAGGTCAGTGCGCCCCCCGGGCATAGTGAGCATCATACGGGCTATGCGATGGATATTGGTGACGCATCTGTACCAAGTGCCAATCTTTCAACCAGTTTCGAGAAAACTGCCGCTTTTCAATGGCTCCAAAGTAATGCAGCTAAGTACGGCTTTGAAATGTCATTCCCTCCAAACAATTCTCAGGGTGTGATGTATGAGCCTTGGCATTGGCGCTTTGTCGGTGATGATGACAGTCTGGCTACTTTCTACAAAAAGCAACCTCGTAGTGGTTCGTTTATTAAAAAGTCATGAACGTTACCACCACTGATTTACTAGCGATCGCCATTTTTACGATCACCATGATGTCCCTCGTCGGTACGATGGTGGGTTTATCGCCGATTGTCCCTGCGGTGATCGCAATTGCCTTAATCAGTGCATGGGGTATTGACATTGGCTTTTGGCAAGGTAAATTTGGTGCATACGCACAAGCATGGCTGAGGGCAAGAGATCCTAAATACCGCGAGCGTGTTTCCTATCACGAAGCAGGGCATTTTTTGGCGGCGCATGTCTTGGGCTTTAAAGTGATCAACTATGCGATCGCGGGAATTGTCGGTCAATCTTTGGGGGAAGTCTTAGCTAGCGAAAGTTTTAACGGTATCGAAGGCGGCGTAGAAATTGAAGTAGATCATTCTGCTAATTCCGTCAATCTCCTAGATCGTTATTGCACCGTCTACATGGCAGGAATCGCTGCCGAGCAACTCATGTGCGAAGGCGAAACGGAAGGCGGCTTAGATGATATTCAGCGTTTACGTCAAGCTATTTCGAGTTTGCCAAATCCAATGGTGCAAGAACGTTGGGCATTACTGAATGCCAAAAATTTACTTGGCGATCGCCGTTCCGTTTTAATTGCCCTTGCGGAACAGATGCAAAATGGAGCTTCCATCGAAGCCTGTTATCAAACAATCGAGCAGGCGGCTCTAACTATCAAATAAGGTGCTTTGCACCTTTAAAAGATTAGGGTTGCGGCGCTTTGCTCTGCAACCCTAATTCTTTAGTGGGAAGGGAGTATTTGACTAGACAATCTGATTAACTTTACCGACTACAAACTTTAAATAACGCCCTTCAGCAAAGGCGGCAGGGACAGGATGATCGATGGGTTGTCCTGCTTCATGGATAATTTGGATACGCCGATCGCTCGATTCCGCAGCAGTGGCAAGCATTTCCTTAAAGGCTTCGGGGCTAACTTGGCTAGTGCAACTTGCTGAAACTAGTAAACCATTGGGCGCGACGCATTTAAGGGCGATCGCATTTAGCTTGGTATAAGCACGAATTGCCGCAAAACGATTTTGCTTACTCTTGGCAAAAGTGGGTGGATCGAGGATCACAATATCAAAGGTTTGTTGCTCTTGTGCGTAGCGATGCAGCAGATCAAAACAATCCGCAGTTACAAAATTGTGGCGATCGCGATCGAAATTATTCAACCGCACATTCGTATCGGCAACAGACGCTAAATGTTTGCCAATATCGACATTAGTAACATGACTAGCGCCACCACGCAGGGCATAGAGCGAAAATGCCCCCGTATAGGAAAAACAATTCAGTACCGTTTTACCTTGGCTAATTTCCCCGACAAAGCGACGGTTTTCGCGATGGTCGAGAAATAGCCCCGTCTTTTGTCCAGTTTGCAAATTGACCTGAAACAATAGCCCATGTTCCTTGACCGTGATATCTCCCTTCGGCTCTTTACCCCATAGCAATTGAGTTTTGCTCTCTTGCGGATTTTCACTTTCAAAATTCTCTAAATGCTTTGTCCGCCATAAAATTCCCTGTAAGGGAACCACCGCTAACAAGGCATTCACTAACCAATCAAGGAGAACGCTTGCCCCCTCCATATAGGTTTGCACCACCGCATATTCCCCATACAGATCAACGGTAATCCCTGCCAAGCCATCCCCCTCACCAAAAAGCCATCGATAAGCGGTGCAGTTCTGTTCGCGCAAAGGCGATCGCAGTTCCCATGCCGCTTGTACTCGCGCTTTCAACCAACGCGGATCGGGTAACTGTCGCTGCGAAAATATCCGAATCGCGATCGGCCCTTTGTTATCCCAGAGTC
Coding sequences within:
- a CDS encoding M15 family metallopeptidase gives rise to the protein MPTQNDIPIAQRVSDPQRSPQKQVPANPVVRSLQAVPWWGYGLAVLAFLSPIVSTRIWFALNANATNAPQANVSPSEKVASEPKSEPQTERPSPIPTVAPFISTNTATPANKAASDNPDVVANEPDSPPDLFGHHPYKEAPANQLRTISRASDGYEIKLREAAAKSYLSMEAAAKADGVDFAVISGFRTIAEQQQLFFEISKQRNQTPAQRAKVSAPPGHSEHHTGYAMDIGDASVPSANLSTSFEKTAAFQWLQSNAAKYGFEMSFPPNNSQGVMYEPWHWRFVGDDDSLATFYKKQPRSGSFIKKS
- a CDS encoding class I SAM-dependent rRNA methyltransferase — its product is MAKLREIIVSTQLKERLAQGHPWIYRDRLPREARFETGEWVRVKCGGWTGFGLWDNKGPIAIRIFSQRQLPDPRWLKARVQAAWELRSPLREQNCTAYRWLFGEGDGLAGITVDLYGEYAVVQTYMEGASVLLDWLVNALLAVVPLQGILWRTKHLENFESENPQESKTQLLWGKEPKGDITVKEHGLLFQVNLQTGQKTGLFLDHRENRRFVGEISQGKTVLNCFSYTGAFSLYALRGGASHVTNVDIGKHLASVADTNVRLNNFDRDRHNFVTADCFDLLHRYAQEQQTFDIVILDPPTFAKSKQNRFAAIRAYTKLNAIALKCVAPNGLLVSASCTSQVSPEAFKEMLATAAESSDRRIQIIHEAGQPIDHPVPAAFAEGRYLKFVVGKVNQIV
- a CDS encoding VOC family protein codes for the protein MEIDYIALFVSDVGRSLIFYRDALGFRFEKPAKPDSAEGYSGNLKIGLYDRSWLPKLFGDRGKQIISGNPFLLSMTVDDLDLVYQELCDRQTRHNVDIIAPPQVMPWGQRILFLRDPDGNLLEIVQVVN